The Candidatus Methylomirabilota bacterium genome segment CCGGCCTCGGGCTCGCGCTCGTGCACCGGATCGTGCAGGAGCACGGTGGCGACATCGACGTGCGCAGCACGCCCGGCCTCGGCACGACGTTCACGGTCACCCTGCCCGCGCGCGATGCCTGACACGCGCGTCCTCGTCGCGGACGACGAGCGCAGCATGCGCGACCTCCTCGCGATCATGCTGAGACAGGAGGGCCACGAGGTCACCGCCGTCGAGGGCGGCGCGCAGGCGATCGAGGCGCTCAAGCGCGAGGCGTTCGACCTGGTGATCACCGACCTCCGGATGCGGGAAGTGGACGGCCTCGCCGTGCTCCGCGCGGCGAAGGAGCACTCGCCCGAGACGGTCGTGGTCGTCATCACCGCGTTCGCGTCCACCGAGACGGCGGTCGAGGCGATGAAGCTCGGCGCCTACGACTACATCACCAAGCCGTTCAAGATGGACGAGATCAAGCTCATCCTGGCGAACGCGCTCGAGCGCAAGCGCCTCCAGGACGAGAACCAGGCGCTCAAGCGACAGCTGCGTCGCGAGCGGAGCGTCGAGAGCTTCGTGGGCCGGAGCCCGCAGATGCTCGAGATGTTCGAGACCATCCGGAAGATCGCGGACAGCATGTCCACGGTGCTCGTCGCCGGCGAGAGCGGCACGGGCAAGGAGCTGGTCGCCCGGGCCATCCACGATGGGAGCCCGCGCCGTAACGGGCCGTTCGTCTCCGTCAACTGCGGCGCGATCCCCGAGACGCTGATGGAGTCGGAGCTGTTCGGCCACGTCAAGGGGGCCTTCACGGGCGCGGTCGCGAGCACCGTGGGCCTCTTCTCGGCCGCCCACGGCGGCACCCTCTTCCTCGACGAGATCACCGAGGTGCCCGCGGCGCTCCAGGTGAAGCTCCTGCGCGTGATCCAGGAACGGGAGATCCGGCGCGTCGGCGACACGAAGGACATCAAGGTGGACGTTCGGCTGATCGCGGCGTCGAACCGCGACGTCGCAAAGGCCGTCCAGGACGGGACGCTCCGCGAGGACCTCTTCTACCGCCTCAACGTCATTCCGCTCCACATTCCGCCGCTGCGCGAACGGCGGGAGGACATCCCGCTGCTGGTCGCCCACTTCATGAAGCGTCGGTCGTCGGAGCTCGGCCGTTCGGTGCGCAGCGTGACGCCCGCGGCGCTCGCGGTCCTGGAGAGCTACCGCTGGCCGGGCAACGTCCGTGAGCTGGAGAACGTCATCGAGCGCGCGCTCGTGCTCGGCAACGGCGACGTGCTCGACGTGGACGCGCTGCCGCCGGACCTCCGGCGCCCGCAGGACGTTCTCGAGATCGCCGTGGAGATCCCGGAGAGCGGGCTCGACCTCCAGGCGACGCTCGACCAGATCGAGCAGCGCTACATCCAGCTCGCGCTGGCGCGGACCGGCGGCGTCCAGACGCGCGCGGCGGAGCTCTTGCGGGTGAGCTTCCGTCAGCTCCGCTACAAGCTCCGGAAGCACGCGGCGAGATCGGACTCCGGCGCGTAGCGCGACGCCGGGGCTCGGGCGCTCCACCCGGGCGGCGATGACGGATTTTGTCAGTGCCCATGACCAGGAAGGTCAGAGCCTGCCATTTTCCGGATCGCCGACCATCTGCAAAGCGCCGCAAAAGAAGGGATTCGCCCGGAGTCGAGGGCTGGCACGGGCTGGCACGGAAGATGCGAGAGTAGAAGCCACCGGATGCAGACTGCTGCGAGACGAACCAAGAGGAGGGTTCCATGATCCAGTGGTGGACGAAGAGGCGGTGTGCAGTGAGGGGCCAGCGAGGCTTCACCCTCATCGAGCTGATGATCGTCGTGGCGATCATCGGCATCCTGGCGGCGATCGCCATCCCGCTCTACGCCAACGTGCAGGCGCGGGCGCGGATCGCCAAGGCCCAGGCCGACGCGCGGGCGATCGCGTCCGCGGTGTCGATCTACTCGGCCCACATGGGCAACGTGCCGACGGCGACGAACCTCAGCGAGCTGACTGTGGTGGTCACGAACGCGCAGGCGCAGACGGCCGGACCGTTCCTGGCGCGCGTGCCGTCCGTGCCCGCGAACTGGTTGCCCGCCGCGGGCTACGCGTACGCCGCGAGCACCGCAGCGGGGACGTTCAACATCTCCGCGACGGGCGACGGCGCGACCGTCACGGTGCCGTAACACAGTTCTCGCTGTTCTCTCTGGACGGGGGAGGGCCGACCCTCCCCCGTCGTCATTCGTGCCAGCAGCACCACCGGCGCCGGCGCGATCTGTCCAGCTCACTCACGCCGCCGCCCCGCAAATATCCGTGAGAGCGTGACCAGACGCCCGTTATAGAATTTGGCACCGCTCCTGCAACTTTGGCGGGGACTCCTCCGGGGTCCGTACGTCAAGCGTGGCATGAGGTGAGTCGGCAATGACCTCGGGAACCGAAAGCGTCGTCACGGTGGCCTCGAAGCCCCTGGCCGGCAGGCGGCTGCTGACGCCGACCCTGAGCCGGCTTGCGACCAGAGTGCTGGCCGTCTGGGGAATACCGCTCGCGCTCTCGCTGATCACCCTCGTCGTGTTCTCGCCGAGCCTCTGGAACAACTTCGTCGAGTGGGACGACCAGATCAACCTGTACGAGAACCCCGCGTACCGGGGCCTCGGTGCGGCCCAGTTCAAATACTTCTTCACGACGATGCTGCTGGGCCACTACATCCCGCTCACGTGGATGACGTTCGGCATGGACTACGTCCTGTGGGGCATGAACCCCATGGGTTACCACCTGACGAGCCTGCTCATCCACGCCGCGGGCGCGGCGGTGTTCTATCTCGTGGCGCTCCGCATCCTCCAGAAGGCCACGACGCTCGGCGACGCGCCGCTGCGAATCGGGGCCGCGATCGCGACGCTCGTCTTCATGCTGCACCCGCTCCGCGTCGAGTCGGTCGCCTGGGCGACGGAGCGCCGCGACGTGCTCTCGGGGCTCTTCTGCTTCCTCACGCTCCTCGCGTATCTCAAGATGTCCGACGCGAGCGGCGTCCGGCGCCGCTGGCTCCTCGCCGGCGCCACCGGTCTCTACCTCCTCGCGCTGGCCTCGAAGGGCAGCGTGATGGTGCTGCCCGGGATGCTGATCCTGCTCGACATCTACCCGCTGCGGGCGTTCGGCAGGTGGACGCTCTACGAGAAGATCCCGTTCGCCATCCTGGGCGTCGCGGGCGCGGCCGTGACCTACTACGCGCAGAGTTCGAACCACTTCATCACCCCGCTCGAGCGCTACCCGCTGACAGCGCGGATCGTCGTGATGTTCCACAGCGTCTGGTTCTACGCCGAGAAGACGATCCTGCCGCTCAGGCTCGCGCCGCTCTACGAGCTGCCCGCGCGGGTGAACCCGCTCGCGTGGCGCTTCATCCTGCCGGCGCTGGCGGTGATCGGAATCACGGCGGCGCTCGTCGCCCTGCGGCGGCGCTGGCCGGCGGGGATCACGGCGTGGGCCTGCTACGTGGTAGCGCTCGGGCCCGTCATCGGGCTCATCCACTCGGGCCACCAGCTCGCCCACGACCGGTACAGCTATCTGCCGACGGTCAGCCTCGCGTTGCTGCTCGGCGGCGTCGCGGGCCTCCTCGCGCGCGCCGCCGCGGCCGGCACATTCCGTCCGGGCATCGTGCGGGCGTTCTCCGTCACGGGCGTGGTCGCCGTCTTCGGGCTCGGGGTGCTGTCGTTCCAGCAGGTCCAGGTCTGGCGCGACACCGACACGCTCTGGCGGTATGCGATCGACGCCCAGCCGGACTGCTCGATCTGCTACGGGAACCTCGGGGTCTACCTCGCGAACCGCGGGCTCACCGGTGAGGCCCGCAAGTACTTCGAGCGGACGCTGATCATCCGGCCCGACCAGGTGAAGGCGTACCACCACCTGGGCTACCTCCACGCGATAAAGGGCGAGTACAAGGAGGCGGCTCAGGCCTACGAGAAATACCTGCGGCGGTTTCCCAGCGACGCCGACGCCCTCGCCAACATGGGGGCGACGCTCATGGCGCTCGGCCGGCCCGGGGAGGCGCTCGAGGTGCTGCGGCGCGCCGGAAGGATCGCGCCCAACAGTCCATTCGTTCAGACCAACCTCGGCTTCGCCGTCGGCGAGACCGGGCACCCCATGGAGTCCCTGGCGTACTTCCGGCGCGCGATCGCGATCAAGTGGGACATGGCGCACCCGTGGTCGGGGCTGGCCAGGTTCTTCGCCGCCACGGGCCAGCGCGACGCTGCCCTCACCGCCCTCGGCATTCTCAGGATGCTCAGTCCGTCGATGGCGCAAAGCGTCGAGTTCCGGCTGCTCGAGACCTGGTAGCGTCGTGGACGTGCCGCTCGCCGACGCCGCGCGCGGCGCGGCGCTCGTCTCGGTGGCCCTGTTCGGGCTCGTCATCGGCAGCTTCCTCAACGTCGTGATCGCGCGGCTGCCCGAGCGCCGGAGCCTCTGGCGCCCCCGCTCGGCGTGTCCGGCGTGCGATGTCGCGATCGCCTGGTACGACAACATCCCCGTGCTCTCGTTCCTGGCGCTCCGTGGCCGCTGCCGGGCGTGCGGCGGCGCGATCTCGTCTCGCTACCCCGTCGTCGAGCTCCTCACCGCCGCCGCGTTCCTCGGCGCCTGGGCCGCGTTCGGACCGACGCCGCGCTTCGCCGTGTCCGCGGCGCTCCTGGCCGCGCTCATCGCCATCGCGGCAATCGACCTGCAGCGCCAGATCATCCCCGACGCGATCACGCTGCCCGGAATTGTGGCGGGGGTGCTCATCGGCGTGGGCACCGGGGCATGGCTCGACTCCGTGATCGGCGTGCTGGTCGGCGGCGGGATCTTCTTCGTGATCATTCTCGTCCAGCCGGGTGGGATGGGCGGGGGCGACATGAAACTCGGCGCGATGCTTGGCGCATTCCTCGGCTGGAAGGCGCTCCTGTTCTCGCTGTTCGTCGCGGTGACCGTCGGCGGCGTGGTCGCGCTCGCCCTCCTCGCGACCGGGCTCCGCGGCCGCAAGGACCCGATCCCCTTTGGTCCCTTCCTTGCACTCGGTGGCGCCGCCGGCCTGTTCTGGGGCGAGAGGGTGGTGGCGTGGTACCTGCGGGGGTTCGGCGGCTAGACGCGCGGGGCTTCGGGCTCGTCGAGCTCGCCGTCGTACTCTCGCTCCTCGGCATCCTGGCTCTGCTCGCGGCCCCGACGATGCTCGGGCTCTGGCGGGACGCGACGCTTCGGGCCGCGGCCGAGGAGCTGGCCGGCGCCGTCGGTCACGGACGGCTCCTCGCGATCTCGCTCAACGCGGCGGTGTGCGTGTCCGTCGCGGGCGGCGTCGTGCGATTCGAGCAGGCGCGGGGCGCCTCCTGCAGCGGCGGAGAGCTCGGCGCGCCCGGCGCGCAGCCGATCCGGCTCGCCGGCGCCGCGCGCGTGAGCGGTGCCGCCGTCGTCTTCACCCACCTCGGTGCCGCGACGCCCGCGGGGAGCTACGCCGTGACCGATCCCGCGAGCGGCCGCGGGCATCGCGTGGTCGTCGCCGTCTCGGGCCGGGTGAGCGTCCAGTGACCGGCGCGCGCGGACTCTCACTGGCCGAGATCCTGGTCGCGACGTGTGTCCTGTCGGTCGGACTCACCGCGGTGGCGACCGGCTTGCGGTACGCGGCGGTCGGCGTCGACACGGGCAGGACCGAAACGGCCGCCGTGCTCCTCGCCGAGGAGCGGCTGGAGCTCCTCCGCGCCGCCGCGCTCACCGAGTGGGGCCACGCGCTCCTCGCCCCGGGCGTCGCCCGCGAGGCGTACGGCGCGATCGCCGGCGCGCCGGGCTTCCGGCGGGAGACGACGGTGGTGGACCTGGGAGGCGCCGCGTGCGCCGATCCGGCGCCCGCGGAAGTGACCTGCAAGCGGGCCAGCGTCGCCGTGTCGTACCGCCCGGCGGCGGGCGGCGAGCGGCGCGTCGAGCTCGCGACCGTCCTCGCGCCGCGCCCGTGAGCCCGCACGGGGACCAGCGCGGCATCGCGCTGGTCCTGTCGCTGATCGTCCTCATGCTGCTGAGCGGCCCCGTCCTCGCTTTCCTGGCGGCCG includes the following:
- a CDS encoding tetratricopeptide repeat protein; this translates as MTSGTESVVTVASKPLAGRRLLTPTLSRLATRVLAVWGIPLALSLITLVVFSPSLWNNFVEWDDQINLYENPAYRGLGAAQFKYFFTTMLLGHYIPLTWMTFGMDYVLWGMNPMGYHLTSLLIHAAGAAVFYLVALRILQKATTLGDAPLRIGAAIATLVFMLHPLRVESVAWATERRDVLSGLFCFLTLLAYLKMSDASGVRRRWLLAGATGLYLLALASKGSVMVLPGMLILLDIYPLRAFGRWTLYEKIPFAILGVAGAAVTYYAQSSNHFITPLERYPLTARIVVMFHSVWFYAEKTILPLRLAPLYELPARVNPLAWRFILPALAVIGITAALVALRRRWPAGITAWACYVVALGPVIGLIHSGHQLAHDRYSYLPTVSLALLLGGVAGLLARAAAAGTFRPGIVRAFSVTGVVAVFGLGVLSFQQVQVWRDTDTLWRYAIDAQPDCSICYGNLGVYLANRGLTGEARKYFERTLIIRPDQVKAYHHLGYLHAIKGEYKEAAQAYEKYLRRFPSDADALANMGATLMALGRPGEALEVLRRAGRIAPNSPFVQTNLGFAVGETGHPMESLAYFRRAIAIKWDMAHPWSGLARFFAATGQRDAALTALGILRMLSPSMAQSVEFRLLETW
- a CDS encoding prepilin-type N-terminal cleavage/methylation domain-containing protein, which translates into the protein MIQWWTKRRCAVRGQRGFTLIELMIVVAIIGILAAIAIPLYANVQARARIAKAQADARAIASAVSIYSAHMGNVPTATNLSELTVVVTNAQAQTAGPFLARVPSVPANWLPAAGYAYAASTAAGTFNISATGDGATVTVP
- a CDS encoding prepilin peptidase gives rise to the protein MDVPLADAARGAALVSVALFGLVIGSFLNVVIARLPERRSLWRPRSACPACDVAIAWYDNIPVLSFLALRGRCRACGGAISSRYPVVELLTAAAFLGAWAAFGPTPRFAVSAALLAALIAIAAIDLQRQIIPDAITLPGIVAGVLIGVGTGAWLDSVIGVLVGGGIFFVIILVQPGGMGGGDMKLGAMLGAFLGWKALLFSLFVAVTVGGVVALALLATGLRGRKDPIPFGPFLALGGAAGLFWGERVVAWYLRGFGG
- a CDS encoding GspH/FimT family pseudopilin; the encoded protein is MVPAGVRRLDARGFGLVELAVVLSLLGILALLAAPTMLGLWRDATLRAAAEELAGAVGHGRLLAISLNAAVCVSVAGGVVRFEQARGASCSGGELGAPGAQPIRLAGAARVSGAAVVFTHLGAATPAGSYAVTDPASGRGHRVVVAVSGRVSVQ
- a CDS encoding sigma-54 dependent transcriptional regulator; protein product: MPDTRVLVADDERSMRDLLAIMLRQEGHEVTAVEGGAQAIEALKREAFDLVITDLRMREVDGLAVLRAAKEHSPETVVVVITAFASTETAVEAMKLGAYDYITKPFKMDEIKLILANALERKRLQDENQALKRQLRRERSVESFVGRSPQMLEMFETIRKIADSMSTVLVAGESGTGKELVARAIHDGSPRRNGPFVSVNCGAIPETLMESELFGHVKGAFTGAVASTVGLFSAAHGGTLFLDEITEVPAALQVKLLRVIQEREIRRVGDTKDIKVDVRLIAASNRDVAKAVQDGTLREDLFYRLNVIPLHIPPLRERREDIPLLVAHFMKRRSSELGRSVRSVTPAALAVLESYRWPGNVRELENVIERALVLGNGDVLDVDALPPDLRRPQDVLEIAVEIPESGLDLQATLDQIEQRYIQLALARTGGVQTRAAELLRVSFRQLRYKLRKHAARSDSGA